Proteins co-encoded in one Bremerella sp. TYQ1 genomic window:
- a CDS encoding carboxypeptidase-like regulatory domain-containing protein gives MENPKPILWGMLFACSSFLFMGCETNNTGLTFVPASGIITLDGVPLAEADVEFVPQNIQPNENGLGGSGGFANTDDQGRFEMYTASNAGVEPGTYLVKIRKTSQPEITDPEARVPPGKEMVPAQYNSKSDLVVELGDRGDTEIKFDLKSN, from the coding sequence ATGGAAAACCCAAAACCGATACTCTGGGGAATGCTCTTTGCATGCAGCAGCTTTCTCTTCATGGGGTGCGAAACGAATAATACCGGGCTTACGTTTGTCCCTGCTTCGGGAATAATTACTCTAGACGGCGTTCCACTAGCAGAGGCGGACGTCGAGTTTGTACCGCAGAATATTCAGCCTAATGAGAACGGCCTGGGAGGCTCTGGTGGCTTCGCCAATACGGACGATCAAGGACGTTTTGAGATGTACACGGCCTCGAATGCTGGAGTGGAGCCTGGCACATATCTTGTCAAGATCCGCAAGACCTCTCAGCCTGAAATCACCGATCCGGAAGCACGTGTGCCACCAGGTAAAGAGATGGTTCCTGCCCAATACAACTCGAAGAGTGACTTGGTAGTGGAATTAGGAGATCGCGGCGATACCGAAATTAAGTTCGATTTGAAATCGAATTAA